The Monodelphis domestica isolate mMonDom1 chromosome 7, mMonDom1.pri, whole genome shotgun sequence genome window below encodes:
- the RPS15A gene encoding 40S ribosomal protein S15a: MVRMNVLADALKSINNAEKRGKRQVLIRPCSKVIVRFLTVMMKHGYIGEFEIIDDHRAGKIVVNLTGRLNKCGVISPRFDVQLKDLEKWQNNLLPSRQFGFIVLTTSAGIMDHEEARRKHTGGKILGFFF; this comes from the exons ATGGTGCGCATGAATGTCCTGGCAGATGCTCTCAAAAGCATAAACAATGCTGAGAAGCGAGGAAAACGCCAGGTTCTTATTAGGCCGTGCTCTAAAGTAATCGTCCGGTTCTTAACTGTGATGATGAAGCATG gTTATATTGGCGAATTTGAGATCATTGATGATCACAGAGCAGGAAAAATTGTTGTGAACCTCACGGGCAGATTAAACAAG TGTGGTGTAATCAGCCCCAGATTTGATGTTCAATTGAAAGATCTGGAAAAGTGGCAGAATAATCTGCTACCATCCCGTCAATTTGG GTTCATTGTGCTTACAACCTCAGCTGGCATCATGGACCATGAGGAAGCAAGACGAAAACACACAGGAGGAAAAATCCTGGGATTCTTTTTCTAA